The genomic DNA GCGTCGACCCCCGAGACGGCACAGCTACCGCCCAGTCGCCGGAACTCGGATACGACCGTCTCGGCGACGGCCGGCCGCAGCCGAGTGGTGACCGTCTGGGAGACGCTGTTGCCAGCCGTCCGGGCTGCCTCGGCAGCCGGCACGTCCGCTCGCCGGAGTGTCTCGACAGCAGCCCCCCGGTCGACCATCCGTGTCGGGACGTAGTGGCGCGTCCAGCGGCGGCGGGCGGCCGCGACGGCGAACAGTGACCCACAGACGATGACGGCGTCGTCCGAGCCGGCGGCCGCAAGCGCCCGCTCGACGGCGTCTTCGACAGCACCCACAGGTTCGACGGCTGCCGCGCCGCCGACCGCCTCGAAGACCGCTGCCAGCGAATCGGCTGTCTCGGCCCGCTGGATGTCCGGCCGGCAGGTGTATGCAACCGTGGCGTCGGGCAGTGCTTCGACCATTCCGCGGTGGTCCTTGTCGCACATCGCCCCGAAGACGAGATGGAGGTCGTCGTACGCAAACGTCGACAGCGTTGCCGCGACGCCGGCACAGCTCCCCGGATTGTGTGCGCCGTCGAGGACGACGAGCGGCTCGCGGTTCATCACCTCGAACCGCCCCGGCCAGTGGGCGTTCCGCAGCCCACGCTCGATGTCGGCCGTCGAGACGTTTCCGACCGTTCGAGCCAGCGCCGCCGCAACACCGGCGTTTCGCGCCTGATGTGCTCCCAGGAGCGGTAGCGCCGTCTCGACGTGCCAGTCGTCGCCGTCGAGGACAACGGCCTGTTCGATGTCGTCCCGGCCGCGGTCCCTGACAGCCACGTCCGCACTGGCGTCGGTACCGACCCGTTCGGTGCTTGCGGCGATATCCTCGATAACTGACAGCGCTTCACCCTCGGCAGCGGTGACAAGCGGCGCGTCGGCCCCGATGGCCGCCTTGTCGCGGGCGATCTCCGCGATGGTGTCGCCGAGCAGGTCCGAATGTTCAAACGTGACGTTGGTCACGGCGGCGGCATCGGGGGCAAAGGCGCTCGTGGCGTCGTGTTCGCCCCCGATGCCGACTTCAAGCACGGCGATGTCGACGCCGGCGCGCTCGAAGGTCCGAGCCGCAAGCCCGGTCATCGCCTCGAAGAACGTCGGCGGCGCACCGTCTGGCATCTCTGTGCGCACGTACGGTTTGATATCCTCGACGTAGTCACAGACCGCCTGCTTCGAGACGGGCCGGCCGTCGACTCGGACCCGCTCTCTGAGGTCGTCTAAGTGCGGCGACGTGTAGAGGCCGACATCGTAGCCGGCTTCCCGGAGCACGGATTCGACCATTCGGGCGGTGCTTCCCTTTCCGTTTGAGCCGCCGACCTGCACGATGTCGATGTCGGTGTCGGCGACGCCCACGTGTTCGAGCAGCCGCCGTGTCGGCTCGACGCCGGTCCGCGAGGGGTACCGGCGGAGGTCGAAAAGGAAGTTTGCCGCCTCGTGGTACTCCATACTCGGTGCAGTGTGGGGAGAGGCTTATCGCTTGTTTCTTCGCTCTGTTCTGTGCCGGTCCGGCCGCGCAAACGCTTTTATCCCCGGCGGCAGACGGCGGAACCATGCGCCGCAGACAGGTCCTTGCTGCTGTCCCAGTCGCCCTCGCCGGCTGCGTTGCCGCCCCCGAACCGGGGCCGCCAACCGGCTCGCCCCCGAACGTCTTTCTCGATGTCGACCGCCACACCGAGGGCTTCGAACTGCGCTTTGCCTATGGCAGCCCTGTCACCGACGACAACACCGACCGTCTCTACGTCACTGATGACGCCGCTCGGACGGAAACACCGTGGGTCGGCGGGGATGGCGCGCCGGCCTCCTTTCCGCTCGAACCGGGCGCTGAACTGTCCGTCGACGCCGACCCCAGCACCGAACACCGGCTCGTCTGGGTCGCCCTCGACGGTGACCGCAGCGTCTCGCTCGCCCAGTTCGGCGGGGAGGACGAATGAACCGCCGCCGGTTTCTCGCTGCCGCTGGCGGCGGCCTCGCTGCGGGCGCGGCGACGACGCTCGGTGTCAGACTCAACAATGTCCGCTACTACGACCCCAACGGGACCGTTGCTACAGACCTGCCGCCGGGCGAGCGGATTTTTGCGGCCGCACGGCTGCTCTCCGTGCTCGACCATCGCGCCGTCTCGCGGGTGACTGTTCTCGAAGACGGGACCGACAGCGACCCCTACCGGCGGTCGCGGTACCGCTACGAGTGGCGTCCCTCGCGCCACCGGTATTTGCTCGTCGCTTCGACGTTTGCGCCGGTCTCCGGCAACCCGCCCCCGACCCGTGGTGGCATCTATGCACTGTTGCATCATACGGAGGCGACCGACGCGGCGGCTGACGAGACGCTCCCGGTCGCGACGGTGGCGTTTGCTTCCGCCCGACGAATCATTTACGACCCGCTCTGTGACCCGCCCGAGACGGTCGACGCGCGGCCACAGATTGACGACGAACGCCGTCGGGTTATGCGCGGGCCGGGGCTCGGACAGTCCAGCGATGACCGCCCGCCACGCCCCGAAGCGGTCCTCTCGGCGGCGGCGACGTGGACACAAACCGACGAGACGGAGACGACGGTCACCTACGAGACGGACAGCCACGAGGATTACGTCGCCGTCCCGCCGCTTGTGACGACAGCGACGGCCGTTGGCGACGGGAGCACGATAGCGGCGACGCTGGACCGAGAGACTGGCCGGCTGCTCGAACTCGATGACCGCCGCGTCGTCGAACAGGAAACCGAGGACGGGCGTCTGCGGGAGTACACCTACCGCATCGAGACGACCTTCGACCAGTACGGCGCTGTCACGGCTCCGGAACCGGACGGGCCGGTGCCAGACGCCTCGCTTTCGGGGACGCTCGAAGAACTGCTGTCCGACGCGACGCTATATTAAAAAAGCCCTACCGTCTCAGTAGTGTTGGCGCTCGACGCTCTGGACCGCCTCGATGCGCTTTTCGATTGGCGGGTGGGTCGCAAACAGCTTCTGTAGGGCGGATTTCTCGCCGCCGAAGATACACAGCGCCGAGACGTTGTCGTCCATCTCGGCCTCCTGGCGTTCGCCGACACTCGAAATCTTATGCAGTGCCCGTGCCATCGCGTCGCCGCCGACGTGTTGTGCGGCGTCGGAGTCGGCGACGTATTCGCGGTACCGTGAGATGGCGAGGACGAACACCATCGCAATCATCTGTGTGATGATACCGGCG from Natronomonas pharaonis DSM 2160 includes the following:
- the folP gene encoding dihydropteroate synthase; translation: MEYHEAANFLFDLRRYPSRTGVEPTRRLLEHVGVADTDIDIVQVGGSNGKGSTARMVESVLREAGYDVGLYTSPHLDDLRERVRVDGRPVSKQAVCDYVEDIKPYVRTEMPDGAPPTFFEAMTGLAARTFERAGVDIAVLEVGIGGEHDATSAFAPDAAAVTNVTFEHSDLLGDTIAEIARDKAAIGADAPLVTAAEGEALSVIEDIAASTERVGTDASADVAVRDRGRDDIEQAVVLDGDDWHVETALPLLGAHQARNAGVAAALARTVGNVSTADIERGLRNAHWPGRFEVMNREPLVVLDGAHNPGSCAGVAATLSTFAYDDLHLVFGAMCDKDHRGMVEALPDATVAYTCRPDIQRAETADSLAAVFEAVGGAAAVEPVGAVEDAVERALAAAGSDDAVIVCGSLFAVAAARRRWTRHYVPTRMVDRGAAVETLRRADVPAAEAARTAGNSVSQTVTTRLRPAVAETVVSEFRRLGGSCAVSGVDAGDNDLTEVVLSGTLDQFERLEGALSDHGAGIARLGAALRSTADGESEGNSGYPWDDGTAVMGILNVTPDSFHDGGRYDTTADAVEQAERLVDAGADIIDVGGESTRPGAEPVPVDAEKRRVIPVVESIADSDALVSVDTRKAAVARAALDAGADILNDVSGLEDPDMRLVAADYDVPVVVMHSIHTPVDPAADIEYDDVVADTVAALSERVLLAEKAGLDREQIIIDPGLGFGKSPAESFELLGRLKAFTALGCPVLVGHSRKSMFGLVDRDSADERLSATVAASALAAERGADIVRVHDVAENVAAVKTAAAASDPEAFTE